A stretch of the Bacillus licheniformis DSM 13 = ATCC 14580 genome encodes the following:
- the mtaB gene encoding tRNA (N(6)-L-threonylcarbamoyladenosine(37)-C(2))-methylthiotransferase MtaB: MATVAFHTLGCKVNHYETEAIWQLFKEAGYERKEFESSADVYVINTCTVTNTGDKKSRQVIRRAIRQNPDAVICVTGCYAQTSPAEIMAIPGVDIVVGTQDREKMLGYIKQYQEERQPINGVSNIMKARVFEELDVPAFTDRTRASLKIQEGCNNFCTFCIIPWARGLLRSRDPEEVIRQAQQLVDAGYKEIVLTGIHTGGYGEDMKDYNFAQLLKELDSRVKGLKRIRISSIEASQITDEVIEVLDRSDKIVRHLHIPLQSGSNSVLKRMRRKYTMEFFADRLTKLKKALPGLAVTSDVIVGFPGETEEEFMETYNFIKEHKFSELHVFPYSKRTGTPAARMDGQVDENVKNERVHKLIALSDQLAKEYASDYEGDVLEIIPEEPFTETGEGNLLVGYTDNYIKVVFEGSEDLIGQLVKVKILKAGYPYNKGQFVRVAEDDVRENIRLSS, from the coding sequence ATGGCAACCGTTGCATTTCATACACTTGGCTGCAAGGTCAACCATTATGAAACAGAAGCAATCTGGCAGCTTTTTAAAGAAGCCGGCTACGAAAGAAAAGAATTTGAAAGTTCGGCGGACGTATACGTCATTAATACATGCACCGTCACAAATACGGGTGATAAAAAGAGCCGCCAGGTGATCAGACGGGCGATCCGCCAAAATCCTGACGCCGTCATTTGCGTGACAGGGTGCTACGCCCAGACTTCCCCGGCGGAAATCATGGCGATCCCGGGCGTTGATATCGTCGTCGGTACACAAGACCGCGAAAAAATGCTCGGCTATATTAAGCAGTACCAGGAAGAAAGACAGCCGATTAACGGCGTCAGCAATATTATGAAAGCGAGAGTGTTTGAGGAGCTTGATGTTCCTGCATTTACCGACAGAACGCGTGCTTCTTTGAAAATTCAAGAAGGCTGCAACAATTTCTGCACATTCTGCATCATTCCGTGGGCGCGCGGCCTGCTTCGTTCCCGCGACCCTGAGGAAGTCATCCGCCAGGCGCAGCAGCTCGTTGATGCCGGCTATAAAGAAATCGTTTTGACCGGTATCCATACCGGCGGTTATGGAGAAGATATGAAAGACTACAACTTTGCGCAGCTGTTGAAAGAATTGGACAGCCGTGTGAAAGGTCTGAAAAGAATCCGTATCTCTTCAATCGAAGCGAGCCAAATTACAGACGAAGTCATCGAAGTGCTTGACCGCTCAGACAAGATCGTCAGACACCTTCACATCCCGCTTCAATCCGGCTCAAACAGCGTTTTAAAGCGGATGAGAAGAAAGTATACGATGGAGTTTTTCGCCGACCGGCTGACAAAACTCAAAAAAGCTCTTCCGGGGCTTGCAGTCACCTCTGATGTGATTGTCGGCTTCCCGGGTGAAACGGAAGAAGAATTCATGGAGACGTATAACTTTATCAAAGAACACAAGTTTTCCGAGCTCCACGTCTTCCCGTACAGCAAACGGACCGGAACCCCTGCAGCACGCATGGACGGCCAGGTTGACGAAAACGTGAAAAACGAAAGGGTTCATAAACTGATCGCTCTTTCAGACCAGCTTGCGAAAGAATATGCATCAGACTATGAAGGCGACGTTCTGGAGATCATTCCGGAAGAGCCGTTCACGGAAACGGGCGAAGGCAACCTGCTTGTCGGCTACACGGACAACTATATTAAAGTCGTTTTCGAAGGTTCAGAAGACCTGATCGGCCAGCTTGTTAAAGTGAAGATCTTAAAAGCCGGCTATCCGTACAACAAAGGACAGTTCGTCCGCGTCGCG
- a CDS encoding 16S rRNA (uracil(1498)-N(3))-methyltransferase, with translation MQRYFIEQSKQEVTAAPAFSIKGEDVHHIATVMRMSPGDEVICCAKDGHEAKCRIESVTKEEVLLSVIEWTGETRELPVQIHIANGLPKGDKLEWIIQKGTELGASSFIPFQASRSVVKLDEKKAKKKRERWAKIAKEAAEQSHRNAIPDVAPVHTFQRLLESLEDFDKCVVAYEESSKQGETSRFQSVLKSLSEGSSVLMVFGPEGGFTEEEIEALKEKGALACGLGPRILRAETAPLYALAAVSYHTELLRGE, from the coding sequence ATGCAACGATATTTTATCGAACAATCAAAACAAGAGGTCACAGCCGCACCCGCATTCTCGATCAAAGGCGAAGACGTTCATCACATTGCGACTGTGATGAGGATGTCTCCCGGAGATGAGGTCATTTGCTGTGCAAAAGACGGCCATGAAGCGAAATGCCGGATCGAGTCCGTCACTAAAGAAGAGGTTTTATTGAGCGTTATCGAATGGACGGGGGAAACACGCGAACTGCCCGTCCAGATCCATATTGCAAACGGCCTTCCAAAAGGAGATAAGCTGGAATGGATCATTCAAAAAGGGACAGAGCTCGGTGCAAGCTCGTTTATTCCTTTTCAGGCATCGCGCTCCGTTGTTAAACTTGATGAAAAAAAGGCAAAGAAAAAACGGGAAAGGTGGGCGAAAATCGCCAAGGAAGCGGCAGAACAGTCCCACAGAAACGCGATTCCCGATGTGGCGCCGGTTCACACGTTTCAACGTTTGCTTGAGAGCCTTGAGGACTTCGATAAATGTGTCGTTGCATACGAAGAGTCATCAAAGCAAGGCGAGACGAGCCGGTTTCAATCCGTGCTCAAAAGCCTTTCTGAAGGATCATCCGTACTCATGGTGTTTGGTCCTGAAGGCGGATTTACAGAAGAGGAAATTGAGGCGCTAAAAGAAAAAGGTGCCCTCGCCTGCGGGCTCGGTCCGCGGATCTTAAGGGCGGAAACAGCTCCGCTGTACGCGTTGGCGGCAGTTTCTTATCATACAGAGTTATTAAGAGGTGAATAA
- the prmA gene encoding 50S ribosomal protein L11 methyltransferase: MKWSEICIHTTHEAVEPISNILHEAGASGVVIEDPLDLIKERENVYGEIYQLDPNDYPDEGVIIKAYLPINSFLGETVEGIKETINNLLLYDIDLGRNKITISEVNEEEWATAWKKYYHPVKISEKFTIVPTWEEYTPVHTDELIIEMDPGMAFGTGTHPTTVLCIQALERYVKEGDSVVDVGTGTGILSIASAMLRAKQVEGYDLDPVAVESARLNSKLNKVSDHIEIKQNNLLDGVEGEKDIIVANILAEVILRFTDQAYSLLKDGGYFITSGIIQQKKQEVKDALVKEGFTIVEVLSMEDWVSIIAKK, translated from the coding sequence ATGAAATGGTCCGAAATCTGCATTCACACGACACATGAAGCGGTTGAGCCCATCTCGAATATTTTGCATGAAGCTGGTGCGAGTGGAGTAGTGATTGAAGATCCGCTTGATTTAATTAAAGAGCGTGAGAATGTATACGGAGAAATCTACCAGCTCGATCCCAATGATTATCCTGATGAAGGAGTCATCATCAAAGCGTATCTTCCGATCAACAGCTTTTTGGGGGAGACCGTAGAAGGAATCAAAGAAACGATCAATAATCTGCTGCTGTATGATATTGACCTTGGACGCAACAAAATCACCATCAGCGAGGTTAACGAAGAAGAATGGGCGACAGCATGGAAAAAATATTATCATCCCGTGAAAATTTCCGAGAAGTTTACGATTGTTCCGACTTGGGAAGAGTACACACCGGTTCATACGGATGAACTCATCATCGAGATGGACCCGGGAATGGCGTTTGGAACAGGCACCCACCCGACAACCGTCCTTTGCATACAGGCGCTTGAAAGGTATGTGAAAGAAGGGGATTCGGTCGTGGACGTCGGAACGGGAACCGGCATTTTGAGCATTGCTTCAGCCATGCTTCGCGCCAAACAGGTTGAAGGATATGATCTCGATCCTGTAGCCGTTGAAAGCGCCCGCTTGAACTCCAAGCTCAATAAAGTCAGCGATCATATCGAGATTAAGCAAAATAATCTGCTTGACGGCGTCGAAGGCGAAAAAGACATCATCGTCGCCAATATCCTGGCCGAGGTCATCTTGCGCTTTACGGATCAAGCATACAGCCTGTTGAAAGACGGCGGCTATTTCATCACTTCGGGGATCATCCAGCAGAAAAAACAGGAAGTCAAAGATGCACTGGTGAAAGAAGGCTTTACGATCGTTGAGGTTCTTTCAATGGAGGACTGGGTCAGCATCATCGCTAAAAAATAA
- the dnaJ gene encoding molecular chaperone DnaJ yields the protein MSKRDYYEVLGVGKSASKDEIKKAYRKLSKKYHPDINKEAGAAEKFKEVKEAYETLSDDQKRAHYDQFGHTDPNQGFGGGGFGGGDFGGFGFDDIFSSIFGGGARRRDPNAPRQGADLQYTMTLSFEEAAFGKETTIEIPREETCETCSGSGAKPGTKPETCSHCGGSGQLNMEQSTPFGKVVNRRVCHYCNGTGKQIKHKCSTCGGTGKVKKRKKINVTIPAGVDDGQQLRVAGQGEPGINGGPSGDLFVVFRVQEHEFFERDGDDIYCEMPLTFAQAALGDEIEVPTLHGKVKLKVPAGTQTGTKFRLKGKGVANVRGYGQGDQHIVVRVVTPTNLTENQKNILREFAEVSGNMPDEQEMSFFDKVKRAFKGD from the coding sequence ATGAGTAAGCGTGATTACTATGAGGTGCTTGGGGTAGGTAAGAGCGCTTCTAAAGATGAGATTAAAAAAGCTTACCGCAAGCTTTCTAAAAAATATCACCCGGACATCAACAAAGAAGCCGGAGCGGCTGAAAAATTCAAAGAAGTCAAAGAAGCCTATGAAACACTTTCTGATGACCAAAAACGGGCCCATTACGACCAGTTCGGCCACACCGACCCAAATCAAGGATTCGGAGGCGGAGGTTTCGGCGGAGGCGACTTCGGCGGCTTTGGGTTTGACGATATTTTCTCAAGCATTTTCGGAGGCGGCGCAAGGCGGAGAGACCCGAATGCCCCGAGGCAGGGTGCCGATCTGCAGTATACGATGACACTGTCATTTGAAGAGGCAGCCTTCGGAAAAGAGACGACGATCGAAATTCCGCGTGAAGAAACGTGCGAAACATGCAGCGGCTCCGGCGCAAAACCGGGAACAAAGCCGGAAACATGTTCACACTGCGGCGGATCAGGCCAGCTGAACATGGAGCAGTCAACACCGTTCGGAAAAGTTGTCAACAGAAGAGTATGTCATTACTGTAATGGAACGGGTAAGCAAATCAAGCACAAATGTTCAACTTGCGGCGGCACAGGAAAAGTGAAAAAACGCAAGAAAATCAATGTCACCATCCCGGCGGGTGTGGACGACGGCCAGCAGCTTCGAGTAGCCGGACAGGGCGAACCGGGGATCAACGGCGGTCCGTCAGGTGACTTATTCGTCGTTTTCCGCGTCCAAGAGCACGAATTTTTCGAGCGCGATGGAGACGATATTTACTGCGAAATGCCGCTGACATTTGCACAGGCTGCCCTTGGAGATGAAATCGAAGTGCCTACTCTTCACGGAAAAGTAAAATTAAAAGTGCCGGCGGGCACCCAGACGGGCACCAAGTTCCGCTTAAAAGGAAAAGGCGTTGCCAACGTGCGCGGGTACGGACAAGGCGATCAGCACATCGTTGTCCGCGTCGTGACACCGACGAATTTAACAGAAAACCAGAAAAATATTCTCCGCGAATTTGCAGAAGTGAGCGGAAATATGCCGGATGAACAGGAAATGAGTTTTTTCGATAAAGTAAAGCGCGCCTTTAAAGGCGATTAA
- the dnaK gene encoding molecular chaperone DnaK: MSKVIGIDLGTTNSCVAVLEGGEPKVIPNPEGARTTPSVVAFKNGERQVGEVAKRQSITNPNTIMSIKRHMGTDYTVEIEGKKYTPQEVSAIILQHLKSYAESYLGETVSKAVITVPAYFNDAERQATKDAGKIAGLEVERIINEPTAAALAYGLDKTEEDQTILVYDLGGGTFDVSILELGDGVFEVRSTAGDNRLGGDDFDQVIIDHLVSEFKKENGIDLSKDKMALQRLKDAAEKAKKDLSGVSSTQISLPFITAGEAGPLHLELTLTRAKFEELSSHLVERTMGPVRQALQDAGLSASEIDKVILVGGSTRIPAVQEAIKKETGKEAHKGVNPDEVVALGAAIQGGVITGDVKDVVLLDVTPLSLGIETMGGVFTKLIERNTTIPTSKSQVFSTAADNQTAVDIHVLQGERPMAADNKTLGRFQLTDIPPAPRGVPQIEVSFDIDKNGIVNVSAKDLGTGKEQNITIKSSSGLSDDEIERMVKEAEENAEADAKKKEEIELRNEADQLVFTTEKTLKDLEGKADEAQVKKANEAKDALKAAIEKNDLDEIKAKKDELQAIVQELSMKLYEEAAKQAQAQQDGGAGAKKADDNVVDAEYEEVNDDKDQK, translated from the coding sequence ATGAGCAAAGTAATCGGAATCGACTTGGGAACAACGAACTCATGCGTTGCAGTGCTTGAAGGCGGAGAGCCGAAAGTCATCCCAAATCCAGAAGGAGCCCGCACGACTCCTTCAGTTGTCGCATTTAAAAACGGAGAACGCCAGGTGGGTGAAGTGGCGAAACGCCAGTCCATCACGAACCCGAACACGATCATGTCGATCAAGCGCCACATGGGCACTGACTATACAGTTGAAATTGAAGGCAAAAAGTACACGCCGCAAGAAGTGTCTGCCATCATCCTTCAGCATTTGAAATCATATGCTGAAAGCTATTTGGGCGAAACCGTGTCTAAAGCCGTGATCACAGTTCCTGCATACTTCAACGATGCAGAGCGTCAAGCGACTAAAGATGCCGGTAAAATCGCCGGACTTGAAGTTGAGCGGATCATCAACGAGCCGACTGCAGCTGCGCTTGCCTACGGTCTGGATAAAACGGAAGAAGATCAGACGATCCTCGTCTACGACCTTGGCGGCGGTACATTCGACGTTTCCATCCTTGAATTGGGAGACGGCGTATTCGAAGTTCGCTCTACAGCGGGTGACAACCGCCTTGGAGGAGACGACTTTGACCAAGTGATCATCGATCATCTCGTCTCAGAATTCAAAAAAGAAAACGGCATCGACCTTTCTAAAGACAAAATGGCGCTTCAGCGCTTAAAAGATGCTGCTGAGAAAGCGAAAAAAGACCTTTCCGGCGTATCTTCTACGCAAATTTCCCTGCCGTTTATCACAGCGGGTGAAGCAGGTCCGCTGCACCTTGAATTGACACTGACCCGCGCGAAGTTTGAAGAGCTGTCTTCACACTTGGTAGAGCGCACAATGGGTCCTGTACGCCAGGCTCTTCAAGATGCGGGACTTTCTGCAAGCGAAATCGACAAAGTCATCCTTGTCGGCGGATCAACACGTATTCCTGCCGTTCAGGAAGCGATCAAAAAAGAAACTGGAAAAGAAGCGCATAAAGGCGTCAACCCTGACGAAGTCGTAGCCCTTGGTGCAGCAATTCAAGGCGGCGTCATCACAGGCGATGTCAAAGATGTTGTCCTTCTGGACGTAACTCCGCTGTCACTTGGTATCGAAACGATGGGCGGCGTGTTCACGAAGCTGATTGAGCGCAACACGACAATCCCGACAAGCAAGTCCCAAGTGTTCTCAACAGCGGCCGACAACCAAACAGCGGTTGACATCCACGTGCTCCAAGGTGAGCGCCCAATGGCTGCCGACAACAAAACGCTCGGACGCTTCCAGCTTACAGATATCCCGCCGGCTCCTCGCGGCGTACCGCAAATCGAAGTGTCATTTGACATTGATAAAAACGGTATCGTCAACGTCAGCGCGAAAGATCTGGGCACTGGCAAAGAGCAAAACATCACGATCAAATCTTCTTCAGGCCTTTCTGACGACGAGATCGAGCGTATGGTGAAAGAGGCTGAAGAAAACGCCGAAGCAGATGCGAAGAAAAAAGAAGAAATCGAGCTTCGCAACGAAGCGGACCAGCTTGTCTTCACAACTGAAAAAACGCTGAAAGATCTTGAAGGCAAAGCCGATGAAGCACAGGTGAAAAAAGCGAATGAAGCAAAAGACGCGCTAAAAGCTGCGATCGAGAAAAATGACCTTGATGAAATCAAGGCGAAAAAAGATGAGCTGCAAGCGATCGTTCAAGAGCTTTCAATGAAGCTTTACGAAGAAGCCGCAAAACAGGCTCAGGCTCAGCAAGACGGCGGAGCTGGCGCTAAAAAAGCCGATGATAATGTCGTGGACGCTGAATATGAAGAAGTAAACGACGACAAAGATCAAAAATAA
- the grpE gene encoding nucleotide exchange factor GrpE, protein MAEEKQNEELNEQEELNETEAETAEAEQTAAEADAPAEETQTEMLEKQLKELQERLEEKENKLLRVQADFENYKRRARLDLEAAEKYRSQRIISDLLPALDNFERALQIDPDNEQTKSLLQGMEMVHRQILEALKNEGVEQIPSVGEQFDPNMHQAVMQVEDEAYESNAVVEELQKGYKLKDRVIRPSMVKVNQ, encoded by the coding sequence ATGGCAGAAGAAAAACAAAACGAAGAGCTAAACGAACAAGAGGAACTGAACGAGACAGAAGCGGAGACAGCCGAAGCTGAACAAACGGCTGCTGAAGCTGATGCCCCGGCAGAAGAAACTCAAACAGAAATGCTTGAAAAACAACTAAAAGAACTTCAAGAACGTCTTGAAGAAAAAGAAAATAAACTTTTACGTGTTCAGGCGGACTTTGAAAACTACAAAAGACGCGCACGCCTTGATCTCGAGGCTGCTGAAAAGTACCGCTCCCAGCGCATCATCAGCGATTTGCTGCCGGCGCTTGACAACTTTGAGCGCGCACTTCAGATCGATCCTGACAATGAGCAGACGAAAAGCCTGCTTCAAGGAATGGAAATGGTGCACCGTCAAATTTTGGAGGCTCTTAAAAATGAAGGAGTTGAACAGATTCCATCAGTCGGAGAGCAATTTGACCCGAACATGCACCAAGCTGTTATGCAGGTTGAGGATGAAGCGTACGAATCAAACGCAGTCGTTGAGGAACTGCAAAAAGGCTATAAACTTAAGGACCGGGTGATCCGTCCTTCTATGGTAAAAGTCAATCAATAA
- the hrcA gene encoding heat-inducible transcriptional repressor HrcA gives MLTNRQLLILQVIVNDFIRSAQPVGSRTLSKKEDITFSSATIRNEMADLEELGFIEKTHSSSGRIPSEKGYRYYVDHLLSPGKLSKTDLNIIHSIFKEKIFELEKAVQKSAQVLSDLTNYTSIVLGPRLSENHLKQIQIVPIQPKKAVAILVTNTGHVENKTINFPAEVDLSDLEKLVNILNERLRGVPISELKDRIFKEVVIFLKSHIQNYDTILHALGATLDSSVQTDRLFFGGKINMLNQPEFHDIDRVKSLLSLIEKEQEILRLFQSTESGITIKIGKENDYEEMENCSLITATYTVGSKQIGSIAVIGPTRMDYSRVVGLLQHVSSDLSKALTSLYDG, from the coding sequence ATGTTAACAAATCGTCAGCTGTTAATCTTGCAGGTTATCGTCAACGATTTCATTCGTTCAGCTCAGCCGGTAGGATCAAGAACGCTTTCCAAAAAGGAAGATATCACATTCAGCTCGGCAACGATCAGAAACGAAATGGCTGACTTGGAAGAGCTCGGTTTTATCGAAAAAACCCACTCATCTTCAGGCCGGATTCCTTCTGAAAAGGGCTATCGCTATTATGTCGATCATCTGCTTTCACCTGGAAAGCTGTCAAAAACGGACTTAAACATTATTCATTCGATTTTCAAAGAAAAAATCTTTGAACTCGAAAAAGCCGTGCAGAAGTCGGCCCAAGTGCTGTCCGACCTGACAAATTATACATCGATTGTCCTCGGTCCGAGACTGAGTGAAAACCATCTCAAACAGATCCAGATTGTACCGATTCAGCCCAAGAAGGCCGTTGCCATTCTAGTAACGAATACCGGCCATGTGGAGAATAAAACGATTAATTTCCCGGCGGAGGTCGATCTTTCCGATCTCGAGAAGCTGGTGAATATATTAAATGAACGCCTTAGAGGCGTGCCGATCTCAGAACTGAAAGACAGGATTTTCAAAGAGGTTGTCATCTTCTTGAAGTCGCACATTCAAAATTACGATACGATTTTGCACGCGCTCGGCGCAACGCTGGATTCATCTGTTCAAACCGACCGGCTGTTTTTCGGCGGCAAGATTAACATGCTGAACCAGCCCGAATTTCACGATATTGACAGAGTGAAATCGCTATTGTCGCTCATTGAGAAAGAACAGGAGATTCTCCGGCTCTTTCAGTCGACTGAGTCCGGAATTACCATCAAAATCGGCAAAGAAAACGACTATGAAGAGATGGAAAACTGCAGCCTGATTACCGCAACATACACGGTCGGCTCAAAACAGATCGGCTCCATTGCGGTCATCGGACCGACGCGCATGGACTACTCCCGCGTCGTCGGCTTGCTTCAGCACGTATCATCTGACTTGTCAAAAGCGCTGACAAGTTTGTATGATGGGTAA
- the hemW gene encoding radical SAM family heme chaperone HemW, with protein MKAAYIHIPFCEHICHYCDFNKFFIQSQPVDEYLRSLEKEMANSMEATGHPELKTIFIGGGTPTSLSAAQLERLLDSIHRVLKPSESLAEFAVEANPDDLSAEKLDVLKAAGVDRLSFGVQTFEDELLKKIGRVHEQKDVLVSFERARKAGFDNISLDLMFGLPGQTIGHLASSLDTALALGAEHYSVYSLIVEPKTVFYNLMKKGRLHLPPQDQEAEMYELVMRKMEEAGIGQYEISNYAKKGYESKHNLTYWNNEDYFGFGAGAHGYINGERTVNAGPVKHYIDLIEQSGFPYKEKHMVTKNEQIEEEMFLGLRKTEGVNKERFFETYGRSVDDLFPKVLHSLEETGLIVNTNKNVFLTHNGKLLGNEVFQAFLGEL; from the coding sequence ATGAAAGCAGCATATATACATATTCCGTTTTGCGAGCACATTTGCCATTATTGCGACTTCAACAAGTTTTTTATTCAATCTCAGCCCGTTGATGAATATTTGCGTTCCTTAGAGAAGGAAATGGCCAATTCAATGGAGGCAACCGGACATCCGGAGCTGAAAACGATCTTTATCGGGGGAGGAACGCCGACATCGCTGTCGGCAGCTCAGCTCGAACGGCTCCTCGATTCCATTCATCGCGTTTTGAAACCGTCCGAAAGCCTTGCTGAATTTGCAGTGGAAGCCAATCCCGACGATTTATCAGCTGAAAAGCTGGATGTTTTAAAAGCTGCCGGTGTAGACAGGCTGAGCTTTGGCGTGCAGACGTTTGAAGACGAGCTGCTGAAAAAAATCGGCAGGGTTCACGAGCAAAAAGACGTACTCGTTTCGTTTGAAAGAGCGAGAAAGGCGGGGTTTGATAATATCAGCCTTGATCTGATGTTCGGTCTGCCCGGACAAACCATCGGCCACCTCGCTTCATCGCTCGATACGGCGCTTGCCCTCGGTGCTGAACACTATTCGGTTTATTCGCTGATCGTCGAACCGAAAACCGTTTTCTACAACTTGATGAAAAAAGGCCGGCTTCACCTGCCGCCGCAGGATCAGGAAGCTGAAATGTACGAACTCGTTATGCGGAAAATGGAAGAAGCGGGCATCGGCCAATACGAAATCAGCAACTACGCCAAAAAAGGATATGAGAGCAAACATAACCTCACATATTGGAACAATGAGGATTATTTCGGTTTTGGCGCGGGCGCACACGGTTATATCAATGGTGAAAGAACGGTAAATGCGGGCCCTGTCAAACATTATATCGACCTGATTGAACAATCCGGCTTTCCTTATAAGGAAAAGCACATGGTCACAAAAAATGAACAGATTGAAGAAGAAATGTTTCTCGGTCTTCGAAAAACTGAGGGAGTAAACAAAGAGCGCTTTTTCGAAACATATGGAAGATCTGTTGACGATCTCTTTCCGAAGGTGCTCCATTCGCTGGAAGAAACAGGGTTGATTGTGAACACGAACAAAAACGTGTTTCTAACACATAATGGAAAACTGTTGGGAAATGAAGTATTTCAGGCATTCCTGGGTGAGTTATAA
- the lepA gene encoding translation elongation factor 4 — protein MTDKEKRLQRQSRIRNFSIIAHIDHGKSTLADRILEKTAAITQREMKEQLLDSMDLERERGITIKLNSVQLKYQAKDGEEYIFHLIDTPGHVDFTYEVSRSLAACEGAILVVDAAQGIEAQTLANVYLALDNDLEILPVINKIDLPSAEPERVRQEVEDVIGLDASEAVLASAKAGIGIEEILEQIVEKVPAPSGDPEAPLQALIFDSLYDAYRGVVAYIRVVQGTVKAGQKIKMMATGKEFEVTEVGVFTPKAVPADELTVGDVGFLTAAIKNVGDTRVGDTITSAENPAPEALPGYRKLNPMVYCGLYPIDTAKYNDLREALEKLELNDSALQYEAETSQALGFGFRCGFLGMLHMEIIQERIEREFNIDLITTAPSVIYDVYMTDGEKIVVDNPSNMPDPQKIDRVEEPFVKATMMVPNDFVGAVMELCQGKRGQFIDMQYLDANRVSIVYEIPLAEIVYEFFDQLKSNTKGYASFDYELIGYKPSKLVKMDIMLNGEKIDALSFIVHRDYAYERGKVIVEKLKELIPRQQFEVPVQAAIGTKIVARSTIKAMRKNVLAKCYGGDISRKRKLLEKQKEGKRRMKQVGSVEVPQEAFMAVLKMDDSGPKS, from the coding sequence GTGACAGATAAAGAAAAACGATTACAAAGGCAGTCGAGAATCCGAAATTTCTCTATTATCGCCCATATCGACCACGGCAAGTCAACGCTTGCGGATCGAATCTTGGAAAAAACGGCGGCAATCACTCAAAGGGAAATGAAAGAACAGCTCCTCGACTCAATGGATTTGGAACGTGAAAGAGGAATCACCATTAAACTGAACTCCGTACAGCTGAAATATCAGGCGAAGGACGGAGAGGAATATATTTTTCATCTGATCGATACCCCGGGACACGTCGATTTTACGTATGAGGTTTCGAGAAGCCTTGCCGCATGCGAAGGCGCGATTCTCGTCGTAGACGCCGCCCAGGGAATCGAGGCGCAAACGCTGGCAAACGTTTACCTTGCGCTTGACAACGACCTTGAAATCCTGCCGGTCATTAATAAAATCGACCTTCCGAGCGCAGAACCCGAACGCGTCCGCCAGGAAGTCGAGGATGTTATCGGTCTTGACGCTTCAGAAGCCGTCCTTGCTTCAGCAAAAGCAGGCATCGGAATTGAGGAAATATTGGAGCAGATCGTTGAAAAGGTTCCCGCACCAAGCGGAGATCCGGAAGCGCCGCTTCAGGCGCTGATCTTTGACTCCCTGTATGATGCTTACCGCGGGGTCGTCGCCTATATCAGAGTCGTGCAAGGTACCGTAAAAGCCGGTCAAAAAATCAAGATGATGGCGACCGGAAAGGAATTTGAAGTCACTGAAGTCGGCGTTTTCACACCGAAGGCCGTTCCGGCTGACGAACTGACTGTCGGCGACGTCGGATTCCTGACGGCCGCAATCAAAAACGTCGGAGACACTCGTGTAGGGGATACGATTACGAGCGCGGAAAACCCTGCACCCGAAGCCCTGCCAGGCTACAGAAAGCTGAATCCGATGGTTTATTGCGGCCTGTATCCGATTGATACAGCGAAATACAACGACTTGCGGGAAGCGCTTGAAAAACTTGAGCTGAACGATTCAGCCCTGCAGTACGAAGCGGAAACGTCCCAAGCTCTCGGATTCGGCTTCCGCTGCGGTTTCTTAGGGATGCTCCACATGGAAATCATCCAGGAGCGGATTGAACGCGAATTCAACATCGATTTGATTACGACGGCTCCGAGCGTAATCTACGACGTGTACATGACAGACGGTGAAAAAATCGTCGTCGATAACCCGTCAAACATGCCTGATCCGCAGAAGATCGACCGGGTGGAAGAACCGTTCGTCAAAGCGACGATGATGGTGCCGAACGACTTTGTCGGAGCGGTCATGGAACTGTGCCAGGGCAAGCGCGGCCAGTTTATTGATATGCAGTACCTTGATGCGAACCGCGTCAGCATTGTCTACGAAATTCCGCTTGCGGAAATCGTCTACGAGTTTTTCGATCAGCTTAAATCAAATACGAAAGGCTATGCGTCATTTGATTACGAACTCATCGGATATAAACCGTCCAAGCTCGTGAAAATGGATATTATGCTGAACGGCGAAAAAATCGATGCCCTTTCCTTTATCGTTCACCGCGATTATGCTTATGAACGAGGAAAAGTTATCGTCGAAAAGCTGAAAGAGCTCATTCCGCGCCAGCAGTTTGAAGTGCCTGTCCAGGCAGCCATCGGTACAAAAATTGTCGCCCGTTCAACCATCAAAGCAATGCGCAAAAACGTTTTGGCGAAGTGCTACGGCGGGGATATTTCCAGAAAGCGCAAACTGCTTGAAAAGCAAAAGGAAGGAAAGCGAAGAATGAAACAGGTCGGCTCTGTCGAAGTTCCGCAGGAAGCCTTTATGGCAGTCCTGAAAATGGACGACAGCGGCCCGAAATCATAA